A genomic segment from Kyrpidia tusciae DSM 2912 encodes:
- a CDS encoding redox-sensing transcriptional repressor Rex, giving the protein MLQGKTPVVSQAVVRRLPIYLRYLQQLQAREVDTVSSQEMGRDLDINPAQIRKDLAYFGEFGRKGIGYHVPYLIEKIRQILKLDRDLPVALVGAGHLGIALSNYSRLRRSELAIAAIFDKDPRKIGLAVAGLTVQGMDDFETRVREQGIRIGIVAVPASEAQAVANRMVEAGIVGILNFAPATLRTPPTVHVRYSDVTSELQALAYYVR; this is encoded by the coding sequence GTGTTGCAAGGGAAGACTCCGGTTGTATCCCAAGCCGTCGTCAGGAGATTGCCGATTTATTTGCGTTATTTGCAACAATTGCAGGCTCGTGAAGTGGATACGGTGTCTTCCCAGGAAATGGGCCGGGATCTGGATATCAATCCCGCCCAGATTCGCAAAGATCTCGCATATTTCGGCGAGTTTGGACGGAAGGGCATCGGTTATCACGTTCCTTATTTGATTGAAAAAATTCGCCAGATTCTAAAGTTGGATCGCGACCTTCCGGTGGCTTTGGTGGGCGCCGGACATCTTGGAATTGCTTTGAGTAATTATAGCCGACTCCGGCGGAGTGAGCTTGCTATCGCAGCGATTTTTGACAAAGACCCCCGCAAGATCGGCCTGGCGGTGGCGGGGCTGACCGTTCAGGGGATGGACGATTTTGAAACCCGAGTGCGCGAGCAAGGAATTCGGATTGGGATCGTGGCAGTTCCTGCGTCAGAAGCCCAGGCTGTGGCAAACCGCATGGTAGAGGCTGGTATTGTTGGTATTCTGAATTTTGCGCCCGCCACATTGCGCACTCCTCCCACGGT
- a CDS encoding tetratricopeptide repeat protein — MSESFSELFDELGRIEQRLSDEGPGPEVLEELGALRAQADEWMENWLVLEDRIAELCERFGLDLDLDPSPINHENAPSNVELGTAPTSPAPHPPQPEGSDGISMVWHIPPHLDSEALVRTFRKGIGFFDLWMYQEAVAELEKVIEQTGDFPVARLYLALAYMAQGRGHEAEPHLQILLSTEQSPWILTSARHARAYVYAEQGRWREAAEDLVVAVEGGRGGPILHYNLAVALIRVGEWAGAIEQLIHVLEVDSRDEEAWLVGIAVLKRLGRFRLAISWALHGYRLLPDSWRIGKELAILLDYFGRLEEAARMWKRLLRLQPGDPDLWSGWGWTRWRQGDRLSARGAWKKAASLNGKAGQALLYLGWAALEAGDQIKAWRYLERAEQDETVKDAVHAAMEWMEQAKEQKRVL, encoded by the coding sequence ATGTCCGAGTCTTTTTCGGAACTCTTTGATGAATTAGGCCGCATTGAACAACGTCTGTCGGATGAGGGCCCGGGTCCGGAGGTGCTCGAGGAACTCGGGGCTCTCCGGGCCCAGGCGGACGAGTGGATGGAAAACTGGCTCGTTTTGGAAGATCGGATTGCCGAGCTCTGCGAACGGTTTGGTCTCGATCTGGATCTTGATCCCAGCCCGATCAACCACGAGAACGCCCCTTCGAATGTGGAACTGGGGACAGCACCCACTTCACCCGCACCGCACCCCCCTCAGCCGGAGGGGAGCGACGGGATTTCCATGGTTTGGCATATCCCACCTCACTTGGACAGCGAGGCTCTCGTGCGCACTTTCCGCAAGGGAATCGGGTTCTTTGATCTGTGGATGTACCAGGAGGCCGTGGCCGAGCTGGAGAAAGTGATCGAGCAGACCGGGGATTTTCCCGTGGCGCGACTGTACCTCGCCCTCGCCTACATGGCTCAGGGGAGGGGTCACGAGGCAGAGCCTCACTTGCAAATCCTGCTCTCCACAGAACAAAGTCCGTGGATCCTGACGAGCGCCCGTCACGCCCGAGCTTATGTGTATGCCGAGCAAGGGCGGTGGCGGGAGGCGGCCGAGGATCTGGTTGTGGCGGTGGAAGGAGGCAGGGGGGGCCCGATCCTTCATTACAATCTGGCCGTAGCCCTGATTCGCGTGGGCGAGTGGGCAGGGGCCATTGAGCAACTGATCCATGTGTTGGAAGTGGATTCTCGAGACGAAGAGGCGTGGTTGGTGGGAATCGCCGTTCTCAAACGGTTGGGGAGATTCCGCTTAGCGATTTCCTGGGCTCTTCACGGATATCGGTTGTTGCCGGATTCCTGGAGAATTGGAAAAGAGTTGGCGATTCTGTTGGACTACTTTGGCCGCTTGGAAGAAGCTGCCCGAATGTGGAAGCGTTTGTTGCGGCTTCAACCCGGGGATCCCGATTTGTGGAGCGGTTGGGGGTGGACCCGTTGGCGCCAAGGGGACCGACTGAGCGCCCGGGGGGCTTGGAAAAAAGCTGCGTCCCTGAACGGAAAGGCGGGGCAGGCCTTGCTGTACTTGGGCTGGGCCGCCCTGGAAGCCGGGGATCAGATCAAAGCCTGGCGATACCTGGAACGAGCGGAGCAAGATGAGACGGTGAAAGATGCGGTCCATGCTGCGATGGAGTGGATGGAACAGGCCAAAGAACAAAAGCGGGTTCTCTGA
- the panD gene encoding aspartate 1-decarboxylase — MFRHMLIGKLHRARVTEANLNYVGSITIDEDLMDAAGILPGERVQVVNNHNGARLETYVIPGPRGQGDICLNGAAARWAQPGDVVIIMAYGWMDEQEAVRHRPKVVVLDEENRVLGRIAEEAGQETPVKFG; from the coding sequence ATGTTTCGGCATATGTTGATCGGTAAACTTCACAGAGCCCGGGTGACCGAAGCGAATTTGAACTATGTGGGGAGCATCACCATTGATGAGGATTTAATGGACGCGGCGGGAATCCTTCCCGGAGAGCGGGTCCAGGTGGTCAACAACCACAACGGAGCCCGTTTGGAGACCTATGTCATTCCAGGTCCCCGGGGCCAGGGAGACATCTGCCTGAACGGTGCCGCCGCCAGGTGGGCCCAACCCGGGGATGTGGTGATTATCATGGCGTACGGATGGATGGACGAACAAGAGGCAGTTCGGCACCGGCCGAAGGTTGTCGTTTTGGACGAGGAGAACCGGGTGTTGGGGCGGATCGCCGAAGAGGCGGGCCAGGAAACACCAGTGAAGTTTGGATAA
- the panC gene encoding pantoate--beta-alanine ligase, which produces MKVAESVSEVRAWVNQRRGEGRTIGLVPTMGFLHDGHLSLVKRAKAAGHAVVMSIFVNPLQFGPGEDYDRYPRDIARDRKLAERTGVDLLFTPSVEEMYPRALQVTLRVGDLANRLCGLSRPGHFDGVATVVAKLFHIVEPDEAFFGEKDYQQLRIIQTMVEDLNLPVKVIGCPTVREADGLAMSSRNRYLSPEERRRAAVLSRALFDAARRCREGTTRAAELVQSVTQQLSSAGLEVEYVSAVREEDLGQVDQIDQPCRLLAAVRVGETRLIDNVALEAGKGMGHVSAYVDR; this is translated from the coding sequence GTGAAGGTGGCGGAGTCTGTTTCAGAAGTGAGGGCTTGGGTGAATCAGCGGCGGGGCGAAGGGCGAACCATTGGGCTGGTGCCTACGATGGGATTTCTGCACGATGGCCACTTGTCCCTGGTGAAACGGGCGAAGGCGGCCGGCCACGCGGTGGTGATGAGCATATTTGTCAACCCGCTGCAGTTCGGACCCGGGGAAGATTATGATCGCTACCCAAGGGACATTGCCCGGGACCGGAAGTTGGCGGAGCGGACCGGGGTGGATCTTTTATTCACACCTTCCGTGGAGGAAATGTACCCCCGCGCTTTGCAGGTGACCCTTCGGGTGGGGGATTTGGCCAACCGATTGTGCGGACTGTCGCGCCCCGGGCACTTTGACGGCGTGGCGACGGTAGTTGCAAAACTGTTTCACATTGTTGAGCCGGACGAAGCCTTTTTCGGGGAAAAGGATTATCAGCAACTGAGGATCATCCAGACCATGGTGGAGGATTTGAATCTGCCGGTCAAGGTCATCGGTTGTCCCACGGTCCGGGAAGCCGACGGCTTGGCCATGAGTTCGCGCAACCGGTATTTGAGCCCGGAAGAGCGCCGGAGGGCGGCCGTTTTATCCAGGGCTTTGTTCGATGCCGCCCGTCGTTGCCGGGAAGGGACGACCCGGGCTGCTGAACTGGTGCAATCGGTGACGCAGCAATTGTCGTCGGCGGGGCTGGAAGTGGAGTACGTCTCCGCGGTGCGAGAGGAAGATCTCGGGCAGGTGGATCAGATCGATCAACCATGTCGGCTCCTGGCGGCGGTTCGGGTAGGTGAAACCCGCCTGATCGACAATGTGGCTTTGGAGGCCGGAAAGGGGATGGGGCATGTTTCGGCATATGTTGATCGGTAA
- the panB gene encoding 3-methyl-2-oxobutanoate hydroxymethyltransferase, with the protein MEGLAMAFRKRKGGLPLVMVTAYDYPTARVAEEAGVDAVLVGDSLGMTVLGYTSTIPVTMDDMVHHARAVRRGLQHTLLVVDMPFLAHRLSMEETLRNAGRLLQEGGADAVKLEGGREVTDRVTALTEAGIPVMGHIGLTPQSVQQLGGYKVQGREPAAAEKLLEDGRRLEEAGCFSLVLEGVPEGLGAKISRALSIPVIGIGAGAYCDGQVLVIHDLLGWSYGPKPKFVKRYAHFADAAVGAVRQYAKEVRERQFPDPAHVYDPESGATVR; encoded by the coding sequence ATGGAAGGTTTGGCCATGGCATTTCGCAAACGCAAGGGCGGTCTTCCCCTGGTGATGGTGACGGCCTATGACTACCCGACGGCCCGGGTGGCGGAGGAGGCCGGTGTCGATGCCGTCCTGGTGGGCGATTCTCTCGGCATGACAGTGCTGGGGTACACGTCCACCATTCCGGTGACAATGGACGATATGGTCCACCACGCCCGGGCGGTGAGGCGGGGACTGCAACATACGCTCTTGGTGGTGGACATGCCCTTTTTGGCCCACCGGCTGAGTATGGAAGAGACGCTGCGCAATGCCGGGCGCCTGCTGCAGGAAGGTGGGGCAGACGCGGTGAAGCTCGAGGGCGGACGTGAAGTCACGGACCGGGTGACCGCCCTGACCGAGGCGGGCATTCCCGTCATGGGCCACATTGGACTGACCCCCCAATCGGTGCAGCAGCTAGGTGGGTATAAAGTGCAGGGGAGGGAGCCGGCGGCGGCGGAAAAGCTGCTCGAGGATGGCCGGCGTCTGGAGGAGGCGGGATGCTTTTCGTTAGTGCTGGAAGGCGTCCCCGAGGGACTCGGGGCTAAGATCAGCCGGGCCCTCTCCATACCGGTGATCGGGATCGGAGCGGGGGCGTACTGCGACGGACAGGTATTGGTGATTCATGATCTGTTGGGGTGGTCCTACGGGCCGAAACCGAAGTTTGTGAAGCGCTACGCTCATTTTGCCGATGCGGCAGTGGGGGCTGTGCGTCAGTATGCGAAAGAAGTTCGGGAAAGGCAGTTTCCGGATCCCGCCCACGTCTACGATCCCGAAAGCGGGGCGACGGTGAGGTGA
- a CDS encoding biotin--[acetyl-CoA-carboxylase] ligase: MTEIRGEILQALRRAGDRFVSGEELGQRFGISRTAVWKHIQALQGVGYPIEAVRNRGYRLREEGEELRPEAIQAGLATSVLGRHMTVLETVDSTNRYAFAEAEGGAPEGYTVLAERQTAGRGRRGRPWFSPPGHGIWMSVVLRPTFPVFRAPQLTLMAAVSVAEAIRERAGVSVGIKWPNDLLLPDGRKVCGILSEMSAEAEEIRFIVLGIGINVFGREEDFPPELRGVAGSLAQPGSPISRTALIQGLLGRLEADYRIYQNEGFRAFREGWERLNVSLGRTIAVQTQSGQKIGWARRIDDDGALWVETDEGRLEKIISAEVIFDPGS; encoded by the coding sequence GTGACGGAGATTCGCGGGGAGATTTTGCAGGCATTACGCCGGGCCGGGGACCGCTTTGTTTCCGGCGAAGAGCTGGGCCAGCGATTCGGCATCTCTCGCACCGCAGTCTGGAAACACATTCAGGCATTGCAGGGAGTCGGATACCCCATCGAGGCGGTTCGCAACCGAGGCTACAGATTACGGGAAGAAGGAGAGGAACTCCGGCCGGAGGCGATTCAGGCGGGGTTGGCGACGAGCGTTCTCGGGCGGCACATGACGGTTCTGGAAACGGTGGATTCCACCAACCGCTACGCCTTTGCCGAGGCGGAGGGCGGGGCCCCGGAAGGCTATACGGTGCTGGCCGAGCGGCAGACGGCCGGGAGGGGCCGACGAGGACGTCCATGGTTTTCTCCCCCAGGCCATGGCATCTGGATGTCCGTCGTTCTGAGGCCGACTTTTCCGGTCTTTCGAGCCCCTCAGCTGACCTTGATGGCAGCGGTGTCCGTCGCCGAAGCGATTCGGGAAAGGGCGGGAGTATCCGTGGGAATCAAATGGCCCAATGATCTTCTTTTGCCGGACGGGAGAAAGGTGTGCGGAATCCTGAGCGAAATGAGCGCCGAAGCCGAGGAGATCCGGTTTATCGTACTCGGCATTGGAATCAACGTCTTCGGCCGGGAGGAAGATTTTCCACCAGAACTGCGAGGGGTGGCCGGGTCCCTCGCGCAGCCTGGCAGCCCGATCTCCAGGACGGCGCTCATCCAAGGACTTCTGGGGCGGCTGGAGGCGGATTATCGGATTTACCAAAATGAAGGTTTTCGCGCCTTTCGCGAAGGGTGGGAGAGGCTGAACGTTTCCCTCGGCCGGACAATCGCCGTGCAGACACAGTCCGGGCAAAAAATTGGCTGGGCCCGGCGCATCGACGATGATGGGGCGTTGTGGGTGGAGACTGATGAAGGACGCCTGGAGAAGATCATCAGCGCAGAAGTGATTTTTGATCCCGGATCGTAG
- a CDS encoding polynucleotide adenylyltransferase, with amino-acid sequence MQFEAGIRVWRAAEEVIAALTDAGWEAVYVGGGVRDLLLGRGAKDVDIATAAPPEAVMKVFPEAVPTGLPFGTVTIPRQGIGVEVTTYRREGGYRDRRRPTRVEYTAKLEEDLSRRDFTINAMAMSRGFRLIDPFGGLGDLLAGQIRAVGDPAQRFAEDALRMVRALRLAAELSFDLDPSVVLALNKQMKDVRHVAVERVLGEWQRLAVGDVDKVARELAACGFLEWWTGMSVGRGRGIQVAAAWGRACRRLPRDAALRTGVLLWMLECTRQHAAAVTKSWRASRLFQRDVITWWEACHFDPLRAGPGDWARWLYHLGRERAETGLQVVQAVQGYGEEEEMASREAFRRAVDAQPLWDRRDFAAEFETLCRAAHIPPGPLWGEAERALREALLNGQVANDPRALGEYLGHWARGRRKMEGGQ; translated from the coding sequence ATGCAGTTCGAGGCGGGGATCCGGGTATGGCGGGCGGCGGAGGAGGTGATCGCCGCCTTGACCGACGCGGGATGGGAAGCGGTTTACGTCGGGGGCGGTGTGCGGGATCTTTTGCTCGGACGGGGGGCCAAGGATGTGGACATCGCCACAGCCGCCCCGCCCGAGGCCGTCATGAAGGTTTTCCCGGAAGCGGTTCCGACGGGTTTGCCCTTTGGGACAGTGACCATTCCCCGACAGGGCATTGGCGTAGAAGTGACGACCTACCGCCGGGAAGGCGGGTATCGGGATCGGCGACGGCCGACCCGGGTGGAGTATACAGCAAAACTTGAAGAGGATTTGAGTCGCCGGGATTTCACGATTAACGCCATGGCGATGAGTCGGGGGTTTCGCCTGATCGATCCCTTTGGCGGCCTCGGAGATCTGTTGGCCGGACAGATCCGGGCGGTGGGAGATCCTGCCCAGCGTTTTGCCGAAGACGCCCTTCGCATGGTCCGGGCCTTGCGGTTGGCGGCAGAGTTGTCCTTTGATCTCGATCCATCGGTGGTTTTGGCTCTGAACAAACAGATGAAGGACGTTCGCCATGTCGCGGTGGAACGGGTGCTGGGAGAGTGGCAGCGCCTGGCGGTGGGTGACGTGGACAAGGTGGCCCGGGAGTTGGCGGCGTGCGGCTTTTTAGAGTGGTGGACGGGAATGTCGGTGGGTCGGGGGCGGGGCATCCAGGTCGCGGCGGCGTGGGGTCGGGCATGCCGCCGACTCCCCCGGGATGCGGCCCTTCGGACGGGGGTGCTGCTGTGGATGTTGGAGTGCACCCGGCAACATGCGGCCGCGGTGACAAAGTCTTGGAGAGCGAGCCGCCTGTTTCAACGGGATGTGATCACGTGGTGGGAAGCGTGCCATTTTGATCCCCTTCGGGCGGGCCCGGGGGATTGGGCCCGGTGGCTGTACCACCTCGGGCGGGAGCGGGCGGAGACGGGATTGCAGGTGGTGCAGGCGGTTCAAGGATACGGGGAAGAAGAAGAGATGGCGAGCCGGGAGGCGTTTCGCCGGGCTGTAGATGCGCAGCCCCTCTGGGATCGCCGGGATTTCGCAGCGGAATTCGAGACATTGTGCCGGGCGGCTCACATCCCCCCGGGCCCGCTGTGGGGGGAGGCCGAGCGGGCTTTGCGAGAAGCTCTGTTGAACGGTCAGGTGGCGAATGACCCCCGGGCCCTCGGGGAGTACCTCGGACATTGGGCCCGGGGGCGCCGGAAGATGGAGGGTGGGCAGTGA
- the dapB gene encoding 4-hydroxy-tetrahydrodipicolinate reductase — MTEGEIRVVVSGATGKMGREVIRTMVAETGLRLVGAVASRAREDAGVAAGMEPLGIPVSANLRETLVSAEPDVLVDFTTPDAVERHVQEALEFGVRPVVGTSGVTREQVRRWDGLCRERSVGGIVAPNFAVGAVLMMRFVREAARYLPHVEIIEMHHDGKLDAPSGTAVKTAEELAEAGIDLSSGKPDERELFPGARGAAIGGVRVHSVRLPGLVAHQEVILGGPGQILTVRHDSLDRVSFMPGVVLAVRAVMGYVGMMYGLEALLG, encoded by the coding sequence ATGACCGAAGGAGAGATTCGGGTGGTGGTATCCGGGGCCACGGGAAAAATGGGGCGGGAAGTGATCCGCACGATGGTGGCTGAGACCGGCTTGCGCTTGGTGGGAGCGGTGGCCTCCCGGGCCCGGGAGGACGCCGGGGTGGCGGCGGGTATGGAACCCCTGGGGATCCCGGTGTCGGCGAATCTACGCGAGACGCTCGTGAGCGCGGAACCGGACGTGCTGGTGGATTTTACAACTCCCGATGCGGTGGAGCGTCACGTTCAGGAGGCTTTGGAGTTCGGGGTTCGTCCCGTGGTGGGGACGAGTGGCGTCACCCGGGAGCAGGTGCGGCGTTGGGATGGGTTGTGCCGAGAGAGGAGCGTGGGGGGCATTGTCGCGCCGAACTTTGCCGTGGGCGCGGTGTTGATGATGCGGTTCGTCCGGGAGGCGGCCCGGTATCTTCCCCACGTGGAGATTATTGAAATGCACCACGATGGGAAGTTGGATGCCCCGTCGGGCACGGCGGTGAAGACGGCGGAGGAGCTGGCGGAGGCGGGGATCGATTTGTCTTCCGGCAAGCCGGATGAGCGGGAGCTTTTCCCCGGTGCCCGTGGGGCGGCCATCGGGGGGGTGAGGGTCCATTCGGTGCGTTTGCCGGGGCTCGTGGCGCACCAAGAGGTGATCCTCGGAGGGCCGGGGCAGATCTTGACGGTGCGGCACGATTCCTTGGACCGGGTCTCTTTTATGCCCGGGGTGGTACTGGCGGTGCGGGCTGTGATGGGTTATGTAGGAATGATGTATGGGTTGGAAGCATTGCTCGGCTGA
- a CDS encoding nucleotide pyrophosphohydrolase → MTLRQMQEDVDRYISQYQEGYFHPMTLVVRLAEELGELAREVNHRFGQKPKKPGEADGSVALELGDILFVVTCLANSLQIDLEEVHRAVMEKFRTRDKDRWTPVDRGTAESEGMAQ, encoded by the coding sequence ATGACCCTTCGGCAGATGCAGGAGGATGTGGATCGGTACATATCGCAGTATCAAGAAGGGTATTTTCATCCGATGACTTTAGTGGTTCGGTTGGCGGAAGAGTTAGGGGAGTTGGCCCGGGAGGTCAATCACCGGTTTGGGCAAAAGCCCAAAAAACCCGGGGAGGCCGATGGCAGTGTGGCTTTGGAGCTCGGGGATATCTTGTTTGTCGTGACCTGTTTGGCGAATTCGCTTCAGATCGATCTGGAGGAAGTCCACAGAGCGGTGATGGAAAAATTTCGGACCCGGGACAAAGATCGGTGGACCCCTGTGGATCGGGGGACGGCGGAATCGGAGGGGATGGCGCAATGA
- the ylbJ gene encoding sporulation integral membrane protein YlbJ, producing the protein MGEWSPNRTLTIILAIVVIALTLALVVYPEQGFNAGIHGMKIFWDVVFPSLLPFFILSEVMLGLGVVHALGVLLEPLMRPLFSVPGVGAFALSMGLAAGYPMDAVITAKFRKTGMCSRVEGERLLAFTNTADPLFMFGAVAVGMFHKPAVGVLIALAHYLASFLVGVSFKFYGLREERLGPRQIEPAKGKLFRRAFQELMRARQEDGRTLGQLLGDAVNDSIRTLLMICGFIIFFSVLLEVMKLAQLTAIVALPIRGLLALLGIAPSLVGPALSGLFEIDIGTAQVAAAKAPLIDQLVMASAIIAWSGFSVHAQVASVVTGTDIRIGPYFAARGLHAGLAALFTAVFWQMGIGRTAAAESNPVLPAFLHTSGSARDTLRSSLESIALWVLLIAAAIALSLLIDLLRRIRVVLWTARTK; encoded by the coding sequence ATGGGTGAATGGTCTCCCAATCGAACCCTAACGATCATCCTGGCCATCGTGGTGATCGCTTTAACCCTGGCCCTTGTCGTGTACCCGGAACAGGGATTCAACGCCGGTATACACGGCATGAAAATCTTCTGGGACGTTGTCTTCCCCTCCCTTCTTCCCTTTTTCATCCTTTCCGAAGTCATGCTGGGCCTTGGCGTCGTCCACGCCTTGGGGGTCCTTCTTGAACCCCTCATGAGACCGCTGTTCAGCGTGCCGGGGGTGGGAGCCTTCGCTCTCTCCATGGGGTTGGCCGCAGGTTATCCGATGGACGCGGTCATTACCGCAAAATTTCGGAAGACCGGGATGTGCAGTCGAGTCGAAGGGGAGCGGCTCCTCGCCTTTACCAACACGGCGGATCCCCTGTTTATGTTCGGCGCCGTAGCCGTTGGCATGTTCCACAAACCCGCCGTCGGCGTCCTCATCGCCTTGGCTCATTACCTCGCCTCTTTTCTCGTGGGCGTATCCTTTAAATTCTACGGACTCAGGGAGGAGCGGCTCGGGCCGCGGCAAATCGAACCCGCCAAGGGCAAATTGTTTCGACGGGCGTTTCAGGAACTGATGCGCGCCCGCCAAGAAGACGGCCGAACGTTGGGACAGTTGCTCGGCGATGCGGTGAATGACTCCATACGCACCCTGCTGATGATTTGCGGATTCATTATTTTCTTCTCCGTTCTTCTCGAAGTGATGAAACTGGCTCAGCTGACGGCCATTGTGGCTTTGCCCATTCGAGGTCTGCTCGCCTTGCTCGGTATCGCCCCGAGTCTCGTGGGCCCGGCGCTGAGCGGACTGTTCGAAATCGATATCGGAACGGCTCAGGTGGCGGCCGCTAAAGCGCCGCTCATCGACCAACTGGTGATGGCCAGCGCCATCATCGCCTGGAGCGGCTTTTCGGTTCACGCCCAGGTCGCCAGCGTGGTCACAGGCACGGATATCCGCATCGGGCCGTATTTTGCCGCCCGGGGACTCCACGCCGGTTTGGCCGCTTTGTTCACAGCGGTGTTCTGGCAGATGGGCATCGGCCGAACCGCCGCGGCGGAATCGAATCCCGTACTTCCCGCCTTCCTCCACACTTCCGGGAGTGCCCGGGACACCCTCCGGTCGTCGTTGGAATCGATCGCGCTTTGGGTTCTCTTGATTGCGGCCGCCATCGCCCTCTCCCTGTTGATCGATTTGCTTCGGCGGATTCGGGTCGTTCTCTGGACTGCGCGCACCAAATAA
- a CDS encoding undecaprenyl-diphosphate phosphatase, giving the protein MEAVILGAIQGLTEFLPISSSGHLVLAHRVLGVEEDNLTFDIWLHVGTLLAVLIAYRKDLQSLLAHPTSPVWKWLIIGTIPTGVLGYLLHDPVESLFQSGSSLPWEFAITGIVLYLAESLPRGNKRIENLRTSDALWVGVCQGLAVMPALSRSGLTLAGALWRGMDRTEAAKYSFLLSVPAIAGAALQQWVSSSAGGHAPGLPEVLGAGTAAIAGYLAIFWMLKILATRSLKPFAWYVWILGAVVLALQWSGRL; this is encoded by the coding sequence ATGGAGGCCGTGATTCTCGGGGCGATTCAGGGCTTGACCGAATTTCTGCCGATCAGCAGTTCCGGACATCTGGTGCTGGCTCATCGGGTCCTCGGTGTGGAGGAGGACAACCTGACCTTCGACATCTGGCTTCACGTGGGAACTCTGCTCGCGGTGCTGATCGCGTACCGGAAGGATTTGCAAAGCTTATTGGCCCATCCGACGTCCCCGGTGTGGAAATGGTTGATCATTGGAACGATTCCCACCGGAGTGTTGGGGTACCTGCTCCACGATCCTGTGGAAAGCCTCTTTCAAAGCGGGTCTTCCCTGCCCTGGGAATTTGCTATCACGGGCATTGTGCTGTACTTGGCGGAATCTCTGCCCCGGGGCAACAAGCGGATCGAAAACCTGCGAACTTCGGACGCCCTGTGGGTGGGGGTGTGCCAGGGGCTTGCTGTCATGCCCGCCTTGTCCAGATCCGGGCTGACCTTGGCCGGAGCCCTTTGGCGGGGAATGGACCGGACTGAGGCGGCAAAATACTCCTTTTTGTTATCTGTTCCCGCCATTGCCGGGGCGGCTCTCCAGCAGTGGGTGAGCAGCTCGGCGGGGGGGCACGCGCCGGGCTTGCCGGAGGTGCTGGGGGCAGGAACCGCCGCCATCGCGGGATACCTGGCGATTTTCTGGATGCTTAAAATTCTCGCCACCCGATCGCTGAAACCCTTTGCCTGGTATGTGTGGATTCTCGGGGCGGTGGTCCTCGCTCTGCAGTGGAGCGGCCGCCTGTGA
- a CDS encoding YkvI family membrane protein — translation MNRTQWRMALSVGFTFMGTIVGAGFASGQEILTFFTRFGKASYAAIALAMVLFGVVGSRILVLGAALDGRSSRSLTLHLLGPRIAPVVDATMGLMLFGVTVAMLAGAGALFEERLRLPFSLGVIVTAVLCYLTVLFGLGGIMKANDIIVPLMMLTSAWISFHHFGPRSIPFDLIPLSPWSSASSAVSYAAFNIGLSSSVFIPLGRQIRDPRVLRAGAWIGAVGMGVMLLCANAALSRYWPGIADLELPMGRLASELHPGVHALFIAVLWGEIYSTLIANVFGLIHLVQDLGRRIHPGTIAVLLLVAAFFVSRIGFSNLVHALYPFFGYVSLLLLFLLLWPRRLPHS, via the coding sequence ATGAACAGAACACAGTGGCGAATGGCGCTGAGTGTGGGGTTTACCTTTATGGGCACCATCGTAGGTGCCGGATTTGCCTCGGGACAAGAAATCCTTACATTTTTTACTCGTTTTGGGAAGGCGTCTTACGCCGCCATCGCATTGGCAATGGTCCTGTTCGGCGTCGTGGGCAGCCGGATTCTCGTCCTCGGAGCCGCCCTGGACGGCCGCTCCTCCCGGAGCTTGACCCTTCATCTCCTCGGCCCCCGAATCGCCCCGGTGGTGGACGCGACCATGGGGCTCATGTTGTTCGGCGTAACAGTGGCAATGCTGGCCGGGGCCGGCGCCCTTTTCGAGGAGCGCCTTCGGCTGCCTTTTTCCCTGGGCGTCATCGTCACCGCCGTTCTGTGCTACTTGACGGTGTTATTTGGTCTCGGCGGCATCATGAAAGCGAACGATATCATCGTTCCCCTGATGATGCTCACCAGCGCATGGATCTCCTTCCATCACTTCGGCCCCCGCTCCATTCCCTTTGACCTGATCCCGCTGTCTCCCTGGTCTTCCGCGAGCTCCGCCGTATCTTACGCCGCTTTTAACATCGGCCTGTCCTCCTCCGTCTTTATTCCTTTAGGGCGACAAATCCGAGATCCCCGGGTCCTTCGGGCCGGCGCCTGGATCGGCGCGGTGGGGATGGGGGTTATGCTCCTGTGCGCCAACGCCGCCTTGTCGCGATACTGGCCGGGCATCGCGGATCTGGAGTTGCCCATGGGGCGATTGGCCAGTGAGCTGCACCCCGGCGTCCACGCCTTGTTCATCGCGGTCCTCTGGGGTGAGATCTACTCCACCCTGATCGCGAATGTGTTTGGACTGATCCACCTGGTACAGGATTTGGGCCGGCGGATCCACCCCGGAACCATCGCTGTGCTTTTGCTGGTGGCAGCCTTTTTCGTCAGCCGCATTGGATTTTCGAATCTCGTGCACGCCTTGTACCCCTTCTTTGGCTATGTCAGTCTCCTGCTCCTGTTCCTTCTCCTGTGGCCGAGGCGATTGCCCCATTCCTGA